Within Eremothecium cymbalariae DBVPG#7215 chromosome 3, complete sequence, the genomic segment ACTCAACCAGCAAATATAGCGTAGAATACGTTTCTGTAGAATTGCTTTCAACTTCATACGGCCTGATAGCCAATGCTTCCATATACCCCAACGAAAAGTCTGCAGCTTCTGCAATGCTGAGATTATCCACCATGCTCtcatcaaaagaataataaaccCGTAAAGATTGACCGGTGACGTTGGCAGGCTGAGAACATATATTACCGCTAAGGAAAATTAAAATCTCATATGTCGATGACAAACTAACAGTAGAATTTACAttaaattggaatttgttGCGTTCCCCAGGAACTATATCCCAGCTAATAGGTTCCCATTCAGAAATCTGATCTGATCTCAATATGCTTGACGTCCAGCTGGTTCCGTTAGACCCTTTTTTATCATGACTAGGTTGCATGCTGTTATATCTCATATATGTTTCTCCATAGAACGGATTGATATCCCAGCCTAAATTAGTAGCGATAGCCAACGGCAGGAATAACAATATCAGCTGTTTGGAAAGACAATTTAATCCCATCTCCAACTATATATCGTTTAATCCAACGACTTAAACTAAAGCACAGGGCTTTCAGGTTCCACAGTTTAAAACGTCTTTTGAGTTGTTGTCAGGCAGAATATCTCTTAATGAAAAGTACATATTCGTTTGTGGTGATCACATATCACGTACGGCCACGATGATCGAAGTACATGCaaattaaattaaaatgGGTCTGATAGCAAGGTTCATGGATGAGAATGCTATGTTCTTTAGTTCATTATTCCAAAAAGGTCTCATGAGTAGCAATTGAGTTCTCTTTAGTATCTTCCTGCGTGCTGCAATCTAATTTTGTCATGATGATGCAATATGTATAAGGCGTGAAAACCCAGAATCAAAATCGGTCTTTAACGTATCTCTACGCGACTAAAAGCAGATTTATATAAAGAAGAATCTGTGTAACGAGGTAGATTCaattgttttgaagatgtCGAATACTAAAGGCACTGTTGAAAACCTGCCATGGATAGAGAAGTATAGACCAGAGAGGTTGGACGAGGTCTACGGCCAGACAAGAGTTGTAGAAACTGTTCGAAAGTTTGCACAAGAGGGGAGGCTGCCACACCTATTATTTTATGGTCCACCTGGTACTGGTAAGACAAGTACCATATCAGCATTGGCTCGCGAGATCTATGGTAAAAATTATCGGAAGATGGTTTTGGAATTGAATGCGTCTGATGATCGTGGTATTGATGTTGTAAGGAACCAGATCAAGGAATTCGCGTCTACCAGGCAGATATTCAGTAAAGGGTTCAAATTGATTATTTTGGATGAGGCAGATGCTATGACTTCAGCTGCACAGAATGCATTGAGGCGGATTATCGAGAGGTTTACCAAAAACACAAGGTTTTGTATTTTGGCCAATTATGCCCATAAGTTGACGCCTGCATTGTTAAGTAGATGCACCAGATTCCGGTTTCAACCTGTCCCAGCGCAATCCATAGAACGCTGTGTGTTGAATGTTATGGCACATGAACATTTAACGTTGGCAGAAGATGCTAGGAGGGCATTGTTAAGACTAGCTAATGGTGATATGAGAAAGGCTCTAAATGTATTGCAAGCATCTAAGGCGACTTTGGATAATCCTGAAAAGGATCAGGTCACTGAGGATACCATATATGAATGCATTGGCGCCCCCCATCCAAAGGATATTGAAAGTCTAATGGAAAGCATACTCAAAGACGATTGGACCACAGCCAGCTATACCGTAAACAAAATCAAGACAAACCATGGTCTTGCTCTTATTGACATGATTGAGGGGTTCGTTGAACTGCTAGAAGAGTATGAACTAAAAGAAAGTACAAGAATTGAACTTCTATGTAAACTAGCAGATATAGAATATGCTATATCTAAAGGTGGTACTGACAAAATTCAATCTAGTGCCACCATTGCTGCCATCAAATTCAGTATGGAATTGGAGCTATGActacatatacatacaaaGGACATTGtatttataaataaatagataaatattcatatGTTCTAAACAAGAGTAATTTGTTGATGTAACAGTTATCCAAGACAACCTCGCTACCAACTTTTTACTGTCAATATGTACTTTTATCAACGAAAAACAGGTTTGTTGTCCCTAACGACACTAACAGAGTAATTAACATAAATTGAAAGTTCGACCAATAAGACTAGATCTTTCCAAACCGAATGGTTACAGTTAATACCAACACATATACAGTAATAAAGATTGTCTTTCTCTTTCGTATTCTTTTCATATCTCGTCAATCTTTTTGGGATCTTCCCAAGTCAAAGATCTGATAGATTGGCCACTTGGGGACAACAGGAAATATTGGTCCCGCCAGcattaaaaagaatattaaatCTAAAGATAACGAACAAGGAGATACTTTAACTGAGCATATCCCCGTTGTAGAAGACGCATAGATCTGAAACTTACGCGCGAGATAGTCTTAAATAACACAACTCTTGTCTCGAGATGCCGAACGCCTTTGTTATGTATTTCAAAGGTATACATAGATACTTCTCAAAAAACTGTTAAGCTCCATACATTACCCCACATCTATTGTGTTAAACATAAGTACATATATCAGTAGGCATAAACGAATTTAGATGTCATTAATTACAAAATCCTGCATCCGTTGCATCTAATTAGCCTCTTTCGGTAAAAAACCCTTAGATCAACATATGGTGAACACCCTTCTTTCCCAGTGTCCCACTCGTTCAGAATGAAAACCAAGAACATCCATGCAGCAGGGATAACTTAATATTCTAATCATATACCCATATAGTCACCAGAAGAGGCAAGATGTCTAAAAAATACTTCACGAAAATTTCAGTATGCTACTTAGGCCTGATTCGGTAATCGACTATCTTGCTTTATGGCATCTTTGGTCCTTTCATTACTTCGCGAAATTTCCGAAATTCCTTTATTaacaaaacagaaaagACCAAACAAGAGGCAAGTTcacaatatatatacagacCGTTAGGAGCTTTGCAAATAATATTTCGCGATTAGTGCCAAAGTTGCACCGTCTGAGGAATGGTCAGATAAAGCTTAATGTTTTCGCTAGAAGATTTGGTCTACAAAAGATTCGCGAAGttaaattgttttttattcaGAAGATCAgtgaaaccaaaaatactCAATGATTGGAAATTCAAGTAAAGCAAAGACATATCTGAGCAGCATCAAacgttattattatgacAGAGAGGTCACGAAAATTTGGCAATGAGCAAAGGGGGTAAACCCAGCTATGAAGGAAGGTCCTCATATCATGTATCTGTCTTAGGACTTACTATTTACATGTGTCTGCAGTAACGGGGAATGCATCATCTACATTTGCACTTgcataaataaataaatatatatatatgtagatAATAGTCAGCATGGTACCAGTGACAACGAAAATACTGAAGCGTTGCGATTTGGTACAGTACAGGCATATAAACTCTCTTGGTGGCCCTCTATTTCAAACCGACTTTCTCATTAGAAGTAGACAGTTGAAGTATAACACATCAATCATGACAGGTTCAAAGGCATTGCAGATATTATTCAAGGCGCCTGTTACAGAGGACATGATCAAGTTCTTGACAACTGCCACATTGAATGTTATTCCCTGCGGTACGAGTGAAGGTCGTTATCCCCGTTACAAATACCCGTCCCCACTCCAATCGCCCACCAAAGGCAAGGTTAGAAAAGCGTGCGAGAAGCAGTGGAGTGGTCTGCCAAGTCTCACAACGTTCATTGCAAAGATCGTGCGCTACACAAACGTGTACACCGCCACTTTGCTCACCACTGTCGTTTATCTcaacaaattaaaaaaagtGCTACCCAAGGATGCCACAGGCATCCCGTCCACCTCCCACCGAATTTTCCTGGCATGTCTGATCCTGAGCGCCAAATTCCACAACGACTCATCGCCATTAAACAAGCATTGGACTGAATACACCGACGGCCTGTTCACGATTCAAGACGTGAACCTCATGGAGAGACAACTGTTAAAACTCTTCGATTGGAATATCAGAGTATCCGAACACGACCTCCACGAGAACCTTTCGTCCTTGCTACTGCCCATCAAACAAGACCTGATAAGGTCAAAAAGACTTCGCAATTAcacttcaaaaagaaaaccatCCTTTTCTTGGACGACTAAAGATCATCACAATGCACCGATCGCCATTCCTGCAAACACCCAGCCGAACATCCCTCCCACACTACCACCCTTACCAAAGTGCTACGATCCCAGCTACTACTCCATCGCCGACAACGTCCCCACCGCCAAAAAACCGTCCTACATACGTTCCCTTAGTGCTTCCTCCAGCGCCAGCACTCTCAAATACAGCGCCAGCTACAACAACTGTCACTTACCGTGCATCAAGCTTCCCTCCCCCCTTGAACAGCCACACAACGCCACCTGGCAGCACGCATACGCTGGCAGCAGCTCCAGCATGCAGACTTTGGCACCACCAAACCCCCCAACGACCATTTATGGCACATGACTCGCCAGATTACCGCGCCGGACACTCCGCCGGACGTGGCAGCTCAACATCGCCAGACACACAGCTCCAGCAACCCACCACAGAGACACTGTTTAACCACACATATAAATACACCCCATATACTTCTCTACATATGttctattatattatattatattacatTTCCTCACACACCGTGCCGGAGCCCCCACCACCATATCCACCTGCGTTACCCGGATGTGGAGCCCTAAGGGCTCCACATCCGGGTAACCCCATCGCCGCTGCGCTCGCTTTTTCTCTTTTCCCTGCCCACATATAAAAGGACACCATTCCCGTGCCCTTTCCATATCCATCCTCCCCCCGTCCCCATCCCCCTCCCCCACCACCACACATCCCTGCCAATAAGAATATTGGCGCAGCCAAGAGGCGTTTCTTGCTGTACGCAACCACTGTAAGTGACGAGAAAAATGCTGTGCACCAGTCTGAACAAGTACTAAATCTTTGTACTCTAGTACTATGAAGCATCAAGTATACCCAAATTTCTGATACAGTGCGACAAACATCCTCTTGGCTGCGCGCAGCCCCGCCTCCCCTCGGGCCTGTTGGAGTAGTCCACCGCAGCCCCCACTTGTAACAACACCACCCATCACATAATAATGTCCGCATTTTCGGTATACCTGTCTTATCTGGCGATTCATTTAATATAGAAACCCACCAAAC encodes:
- the PCL1 gene encoding Pcl1p (similar to Ashbya gossypii AEL195W); the encoded protein is MVPVTTKILKRCDLVQYRHINSLGGPLFQTDFLIRSRQLKYNTSIMTGSKALQILFKAPVTEDMIKFLTTATLNVIPCGTSEGRYPRYKYPSPLQSPTKGKVRKACEKQWSGLPSLTTFIAKIVRYTNVYTATLLTTVVYLNKLKKVLPKDATGIPSTSHRIFLACLILSAKFHNDSSPLNKHWTEYTDGLFTIQDVNLMERQLLKLFDWNIRVSEHDLHENLSSLLLPIKQDLIRSKRLRNYTSKRKPSFSWTTKDHHNAPIAIPANTQPNIPPTLPPLPKCYDPSYYSIADNVPTAKKPSYIRSLSASSSASTLKYSASYNNCHLPCIKLPSPLEQPHNATWQHAYAGSSSSMQTLAPPNPPTTIYGT
- the RFC3 gene encoding replication factor C subunit 3 (similar to Ashbya gossypii AEL196W), whose protein sequence is MSNTKGTVENLPWIEKYRPERLDEVYGQTRVVETVRKFAQEGRLPHLLFYGPPGTGKTSTISALAREIYGKNYRKMVLELNASDDRGIDVVRNQIKEFASTRQIFSKGFKLIILDEADAMTSAAQNALRRIIERFTKNTRFCILANYAHKLTPALLSRCTRFRFQPVPAQSIERCVLNVMAHEHLTLAEDARRALLRLANGDMRKALNVLQASKATLDNPEKDQVTEDTIYECIGAPHPKDIESLMESILKDDWTTASYTVNKIKTNHGLALIDMIEGFVELLEEYELKESTRIELLCKLADIEYAISKGGTDKIQSSATIAAIKFSMELEL
- a CDS encoding uncharacterized protein (no homolog in Ashbya gossypii), with the protein product MGGPDTGVEGTRVWWVSILNESPDKTGIPKMRTLLCDGWCCYKWGLRWTTPTGPRGGGAARSQEDVCRTVSEIWVYLMLHSTRVQRFSTCSDWCTAFFSSLTVVAYSKKRLLAAPIFLLAGMCGGGGGGWGRGEDGYGKGTGMVSFYMWAGKREKASAAAMGLPGCGALRAPHPGNAGGYGGGGSGTVCEEM